A stretch of the Streptomyces sp. NBC_01428 genome encodes the following:
- a CDS encoding DUF4331 domain-containing protein yields MKATTTGPRSRRVLDHSLLVLGTGALACAVSILSLAPGVSEASSHREAPLIAGDPRADNTDVYAFTSRDKSDSVTFVANWIPFEEPNGGPNFYAFADDARYNIKIDNDGDGKADVTYTWHFRNQVRDAANQFLYNTGQVTSLNDPDLNFRQVYDLVLTKNGRSRTIKSNVPVAPSRVGPASMPNYGTLRNQAVSPLAGGGKTFAGQADDPFFADLRVFDLLYGGNLSERGQDTLAGYNVNSVALQIPKKDLALRGNSSRNPVIGVWSTTDRKGVQISDSRRHHDKWRQVSRLGNPLVNEVVVPLKYKDAFNTLNPDQDRTVKPVVDKVYDPILPKLIQKVYGIPAPATPRNDLAEIYLTGICKACGPIKADLNAHRLNKDASPRRIVPAEELRLNMGVPATANPQRYGVLAGDLAGFPNGRRLTDDVIDISLQAVEGAAQTGTLVPALADGDKVNANEVPFGSSFPYLALPHTKSVNSGPGGSETRQSSLKTPSAAGAGVLGSLMLGVGGWRLRRRNKTS; encoded by the coding sequence GTGAAGGCAACGACCACCGGGCCGCGTTCGCGACGCGTCCTGGACCACTCCCTGCTCGTGCTCGGCACCGGCGCCCTGGCGTGCGCGGTGAGCATCCTGAGCCTGGCGCCCGGCGTCAGTGAGGCGTCCAGCCACCGTGAGGCGCCGCTCATCGCCGGCGACCCCCGCGCCGACAACACCGACGTCTACGCGTTCACCAGCCGCGACAAGTCCGACAGCGTCACCTTCGTCGCGAACTGGATCCCGTTCGAGGAGCCCAACGGCGGCCCGAACTTCTACGCCTTCGCGGACGACGCCCGCTACAACATCAAGATCGACAACGACGGTGACGGCAAGGCCGACGTCACCTACACCTGGCACTTCCGCAACCAGGTCCGGGACGCGGCCAACCAGTTCCTGTACAACACCGGCCAGGTCACCTCGCTGAACGACCCGGACCTGAACTTCCGCCAGGTCTACGACCTGGTCCTCACCAAGAACGGCCGGAGCCGGACCATCAAGTCCAACGTGCCGGTGGCGCCGTCGCGGGTGGGTCCGGCCTCCATGCCGAACTACGGCACGCTGCGGAACCAGGCGGTCAGCCCGCTCGCCGGCGGCGGCAAGACGTTCGCCGGCCAGGCCGACGACCCGTTCTTCGCGGACCTGCGGGTCTTCGACCTCCTCTACGGCGGCAACCTGTCCGAGCGCGGCCAGGACACCCTGGCCGGGTACAACGTGAACTCCGTCGCCCTGCAGATCCCCAAGAAGGACCTCGCCCTCCGGGGCAACAGCTCCCGCAACCCGGTGATCGGCGTCTGGTCCACGACCGACCGCAAGGGCGTGCAGATCTCCGACTCCCGCCGCCATCACGACAAGTGGCGCCAGGTCTCCCGCCTGGGCAACCCGCTGGTCAACGAGGTCGTCGTCCCGCTGAAGTACAAGGACGCCTTCAACACCCTCAACCCTGACCAGGACCGCACCGTCAAGCCGGTCGTGGACAAGGTCTACGACCCGATCCTGCCGAAGCTGATCCAGAAGGTCTACGGGATCCCGGCGCCCGCCACGCCCCGCAACGACCTCGCCGAGATCTACCTGACCGGCATCTGCAAGGCGTGCGGCCCGATCAAGGCCGACCTCAACGCGCACCGGCTGAACAAGGACGCGAGCCCGCGGCGGATCGTGCCCGCCGAGGAACTGCGCCTGAACATGGGCGTGCCCGCCACCGCGAACCCCCAGCGGTACGGGGTCCTCGCGGGTGACCTGGCCGGCTTCCCCAACGGCCGTCGCCTCACCGACGACGTCATCGACATCTCGCTGCAGGCCGTCGAGGGCGCGGCCCAGACCGGGACGCTCGTCCCCGCGCTGGCCGACGGGGACAAGGTGAACGCCAACGAGGTGCCGTTCGGCTCGTCGTTCCCCTACCTGGCGCTTCCGCACACCAAGTCCGTGAACAGCGGCCCCGGTGGCAGCGAGACGCGGCAGTCGTCGCTGAAGACCCCCAGCGCGGCCGGTGCCGGC
- a CDS encoding flotillin family protein — protein MSSVAIAVVGAVVLLVLLALVVVTRYKVAGPSEAFIVTGRRGKKSTDPETGRIFTDNSGQKVVVGGGVFVVPFVQQKFTLDLSSRHIPVAVRGAVTLRGVKAHLEGVAIVKVGGTEDSIRAAAQRFLMQQDGIVGFTQEVLSGALRAIVGRMSVEDIIRDRAAFAGQVAEEAEASLSGQGLVLDAFQIQDITTEGSYLEDLGRPEAARARQEADIAEAVARRAAEQARLKAEEEIAVAQRTFALKQAEIKAETDEASARAAAAGPLAEAARRQEVLGEQEKVAERQAALTDRELDTKVRKPADAARYQAEQEAEARRIALVKQAEADAQRSRLTGEGEKAHRAALADAVRIEGEAEAAAIGAKGAAEAEAMRKKADAFAQYGDAAVLQMLVEVLPQVVAKASEPLSAIDKMTVISTDGASQLSRTVADNVAQGMELLNSTTGVDLAALLKGITRRTDGEQPANTASAEANGRIEIAG, from the coding sequence ATGAGTTCAGTAGCGATCGCCGTCGTCGGAGCCGTCGTGCTCCTCGTCCTCCTCGCGCTGGTCGTCGTCACCCGCTACAAGGTGGCGGGTCCGAGCGAGGCGTTCATCGTCACCGGCCGGCGCGGCAAGAAGTCCACGGACCCGGAGACCGGCCGGATCTTCACCGACAACAGCGGGCAGAAGGTCGTGGTGGGCGGCGGCGTGTTCGTCGTGCCGTTCGTGCAGCAGAAGTTCACCCTCGACCTGTCCTCCCGGCACATCCCCGTCGCGGTGCGGGGCGCGGTCACCCTGCGCGGCGTCAAGGCCCACCTCGAAGGCGTCGCCATCGTCAAGGTCGGCGGCACCGAGGACTCGATCCGCGCGGCCGCGCAGCGGTTCCTGATGCAGCAGGACGGGATCGTCGGCTTCACCCAGGAAGTGCTGTCGGGTGCGCTGCGCGCGATCGTCGGCCGGATGTCGGTGGAGGACATCATCCGTGACCGGGCCGCGTTCGCCGGGCAGGTCGCCGAGGAGGCCGAGGCCAGCCTGTCGGGGCAGGGCCTGGTGCTGGACGCCTTCCAGATCCAGGACATCACCACCGAGGGCTCCTATCTGGAGGACCTCGGCCGCCCGGAGGCCGCGCGCGCCCGGCAGGAGGCCGACATCGCCGAGGCCGTGGCCCGCCGCGCCGCCGAGCAGGCCCGGCTGAAGGCGGAGGAGGAGATCGCGGTCGCGCAGCGGACGTTCGCGCTGAAGCAGGCGGAGATCAAGGCGGAGACGGACGAGGCCTCCGCGCGGGCCGCGGCCGCGGGCCCGCTGGCCGAGGCGGCGCGCCGCCAGGAGGTGCTCGGCGAGCAGGAGAAGGTGGCCGAGCGTCAGGCCGCCCTGACCGACCGCGAGCTGGACACCAAGGTCCGCAAGCCCGCCGACGCCGCCCGCTACCAGGCGGAGCAGGAGGCCGAGGCCCGCCGCATCGCCCTGGTCAAGCAGGCCGAGGCGGACGCCCAGCGCTCCCGGCTGACGGGTGAGGGCGAGAAGGCGCACCGCGCCGCGCTCGCCGACGCGGTCCGGATCGAGGGCGAGGCCGAGGCCGCCGCGATCGGCGCCAAGGGGGCCGCCGAGGCCGAGGCGATGCGCAAGAAGGCCGACGCCTTCGCCCAGTACGGTGACGCGGCCGTGCTGCAGATGCTGGTCGAGGTGCTGCCGCAGGTCGTCGCCAAGGCCTCCGAGCCGCTGAGCGCCATCGACAAGATGACGGTCATCTCGACCGACGGCGCCTCGCAGCTCTCCCGCACGGTCGCCGACAACGTCGCCCAGGGCATGGAACTCCTCAACTCCACCACCGGGGTCGACCTGGCCGCGCTGCTCAAGGGCATCACCCGGCGGACGGACGGCGAGCAGCCCGCGAACACGGCGTCCGCCGAGGCGAACGGCAGGATCGAGATCGCCGGCTGA
- a CDS encoding SRPBCC family protein, with protein MSASLVETVDVQAPVSVSWALWSDVTRWPAFLSHVRRVDRLDGQRFAWQLQLPGADKNFVAELTEVIPEDRIAWHTVEGVEHAGVVTFHRLTDTTSRVTVQIEYDPKGFVERLGALTNLDSTLANYDLGEFQKLAELTAAS; from the coding sequence TTGTCCGCCTCTCTGGTCGAAACCGTCGATGTCCAGGCCCCCGTCTCCGTCTCCTGGGCACTGTGGAGCGACGTCACCCGGTGGCCGGCCTTCCTGAGTCACGTGCGCCGGGTCGACAGGCTGGACGGACAGCGCTTCGCCTGGCAGCTCCAACTGCCGGGCGCCGACAAGAACTTCGTCGCGGAGCTCACCGAGGTGATCCCGGAGGACCGCATCGCCTGGCACACCGTGGAGGGCGTCGAACACGCCGGAGTGGTCACCTTCCACCGGCTGACCGACACGACCAGCCGCGTCACCGTGCAGATCGAGTACGACCCCAAGGGCTTCGTCGAGCGGCTCGGCGCGCTCACGAACCTCGACTCGACGCTCGCCAACTACGACCTCGGCGAGTTCCAGAAGCTGGCGGAACTGACGGCGGCCTCCTGA
- a CDS encoding flavin-containing monooxygenase, which yields MADSTASTTSRPVPSHEDRPVYVIGGGPGGLAAAHALRARGVRAVVLEKSDQVGASWRRHYDRLHLHTTRRLSALPGLPMPRRFGRWVSRDNVVRYLEKYAEHHQLEIVTGVEVSRVEPAPGGDGWLLHATGGRELTGSAVVVATGYNHTPRIPDWPGRDTYTGELLHAGEYRNPAPHTGRDVLVVGVGNTGAEIAVDLVEGGAARVRLSVRTAPHIVRRSTAGWAAQFTGIAVRRLPVRLVDALAGPMAKLSVPDLAAQGLPRPGTGLYSRVNEGSIPVQDVGLIDAVRKGKVEVVAAVEGFEDGKVVLADGDRIGPDTVIAATGYDRALEGLVGHLGVLDGRGRPAVHGARTPKNAPGLYFTGFTNPISGMFRELALDAEKIAKAVARHTRSARRDTAATTS from the coding sequence ATGGCCGACTCGACTGCTTCCACGACATCCCGCCCGGTGCCGTCCCACGAGGACCGCCCCGTGTACGTGATCGGGGGCGGCCCCGGCGGACTCGCCGCGGCGCACGCGCTGCGCGCCCGGGGTGTACGGGCCGTCGTGCTGGAGAAGTCGGACCAGGTCGGGGCTTCCTGGCGGCGGCACTACGACCGGCTCCACCTGCACACCACCCGGCGCCTCTCGGCGCTTCCGGGACTCCCGATGCCGCGCAGGTTCGGACGCTGGGTGTCACGCGACAACGTGGTGCGCTACCTGGAGAAGTACGCCGAGCACCACCAGTTGGAGATCGTCACCGGCGTCGAGGTCTCGCGCGTCGAGCCCGCCCCGGGCGGCGACGGCTGGCTGCTGCACGCCACCGGCGGGCGGGAGCTGACCGGCAGCGCCGTGGTCGTGGCGACCGGCTACAACCACACCCCGCGCATCCCCGACTGGCCCGGCCGCGACACGTACACCGGTGAGCTGCTGCACGCCGGCGAGTACCGCAACCCCGCGCCACACACCGGCCGCGACGTCCTCGTCGTCGGCGTGGGCAACACGGGTGCCGAGATCGCCGTGGACCTCGTCGAGGGCGGGGCCGCGCGCGTACGGCTCTCGGTGCGCACCGCGCCGCACATCGTCCGGCGCTCCACGGCCGGCTGGGCGGCGCAGTTCACGGGGATCGCCGTACGGCGCCTCCCGGTCCGTCTGGTGGACGCGCTCGCCGGACCGATGGCGAAGCTGAGCGTGCCCGACCTGGCCGCGCAGGGCCTGCCCCGGCCCGGCACCGGGCTCTACTCCCGGGTCAACGAGGGGTCCATCCCCGTGCAGGACGTCGGCCTCATCGACGCCGTCCGCAAGGGGAAGGTCGAGGTCGTGGCCGCGGTGGAGGGATTCGAGGACGGCAAGGTGGTCCTCGCGGACGGCGACCGGATCGGCCCGGACACCGTGATCGCCGCGACCGGCTACGACCGCGCCCTGGAGGGTCTCGTCGGGCACCTCGGCGTGCTCGACGGCCGTGGCCGTCCGGCCGTGCACGGCGCGCGCACCCCGAAGAACGCGCCCGGCCTGTACTTCACCGGGTTCACCAACCCGATCAGCGGCATGTTCCGCGAACTCGCCCTGGACGCCGAGAAGATCGCGAAGGCGGTCGCCCGGCACACCCGTTCCGCCCGCCGGGACACCGCGGCCACCACGAGCTGA
- a CDS encoding DoxX family protein, whose amino-acid sequence MDTIWLGGAEWLAVLRIGLGLWWLESWRHKDKKGWFERGTGIAWAADVAHKHRWGAVRSGFDTVVAPRPRAMAYVVVYAELALGLGLVAGFLTPVALIAGLLLNLLYFTLMIHDWAEQGQNAMMALISAVALFGMAWQTWSLDDALGLFR is encoded by the coding sequence ATGGACACGATCTGGCTCGGCGGTGCGGAGTGGCTGGCCGTGCTGCGGATCGGCCTCGGACTGTGGTGGCTGGAGAGCTGGCGGCACAAGGACAAGAAGGGCTGGTTCGAGCGGGGGACCGGGATCGCGTGGGCGGCGGACGTCGCGCACAAGCACCGGTGGGGAGCGGTGCGTTCGGGCTTCGACACCGTCGTCGCCCCGCGCCCGCGAGCGATGGCGTACGTCGTCGTGTACGCCGAACTGGCCCTCGGGCTCGGCCTGGTGGCCGGATTCCTCACCCCCGTCGCCCTGATCGCCGGCCTGCTCCTCAACCTCCTCTACTTCACGCTGATGATCCACGACTGGGCGGAGCAGGGGCAGAACGCGATGATGGCGCTGATCTCGGCCGTCGCGCTGTTCGGGATGGCCTGGCAGACCTGGTCGCTGGACGACGCGCTCGGACTGTTCCGGTGA
- a CDS encoding Zn-ribbon domain-containing OB-fold protein, with protein MGGAVGGPGTEHGLDVPDVDAFTRPYWDAAAEGRLLIRHCAACDRVHHYPREFCPLCWSEDVGWRPASGRATLYTWSVVHRNDLPPFGSRVPYVAAVVDLAEGPRMMTEVVGCEQAELRIGMDLEVAFRSGIPVFRPAGAGGPGRPRT; from the coding sequence GTGGGCGGAGCAGTGGGCGGGCCGGGGACGGAGCACGGCCTCGACGTGCCGGACGTGGACGCGTTCACCCGCCCCTACTGGGACGCCGCGGCCGAGGGACGGCTGCTGATCCGGCACTGCGCGGCCTGCGACCGCGTCCACCACTACCCCCGGGAGTTCTGCCCGCTCTGCTGGAGCGAGGACGTGGGCTGGCGGCCCGCGAGTGGCCGGGCCACGCTCTACACCTGGTCCGTCGTCCACCGGAACGACCTGCCGCCGTTCGGGAGCCGTGTGCCGTACGTCGCCGCCGTCGTCGACCTGGCGGAGGGGCCCCGGATGATGACCGAGGTCGTCGGATGCGAGCAGGCGGAGCTGCGGATCGGGATGGATCTGGAGGTCGCGTTCCGGTCCGGGATCCCCGTCTTCCGGCCGGCCGGGGCGGGCGGGCCGGGACGGCCCCGGACGTGA
- a CDS encoding GNAT family N-acetyltransferase → MAEVHEQFAVHPFPELNGLGLRLRPWDAESDADVSAFLRGLTDPEFQRWNTPLRFVRDIDGAREALRSRIASATNGTNVSFCVTDAESGEILGHIGVNEIDHVMSCARVGYWVLPDARGRRVATRALTLAARHGFDDLALNRLELGHALGHEVSCHVAERCGFRAEGTLRGAMFEAGRHDAFRDVHLHGRVTEDPEPAAGG, encoded by the coding sequence ATGGCCGAGGTCCACGAACAGTTCGCCGTCCACCCGTTTCCCGAGCTGAACGGGCTCGGTCTTCGGCTGCGCCCCTGGGACGCGGAGTCGGACGCCGACGTCTCGGCGTTTCTGCGCGGGCTGACCGATCCGGAGTTCCAGCGCTGGAACACCCCGCTCCGGTTCGTCCGGGACATCGACGGCGCCCGGGAGGCACTGCGGTCCCGGATCGCGAGCGCCACGAACGGCACCAACGTCTCGTTCTGCGTCACGGACGCGGAGAGCGGCGAGATCCTGGGCCACATCGGCGTCAACGAGATCGACCACGTCATGAGCTGCGCCCGCGTCGGCTACTGGGTCCTCCCGGACGCGCGGGGCCGCCGGGTCGCCACCCGCGCCCTGACCCTCGCCGCCCGCCACGGCTTCGACGACCTCGCCCTGAACCGCCTGGAACTCGGCCACGCCCTGGGCCACGAGGTCTCCTGCCACGTCGCCGAACGCTGCGGCTTCCGAGCCGAGGGAACCCTGCGCGGCGCCATGTTCGAGGCAGGCCGCCACGACGCGTTCCGCGACGTCCACCTGCACGGCCGCGTCACGGAGGACCCGGAGCCGGCGGCCGGGGGGTGA
- a CDS encoding GNAT family N-acetyltransferase: MTSVAYDWQLTRDLDEFLGRAGDFLRSRPARHTVPLTVTDALRRRGMGGYGEDPPLFGVLERGGAVRGAFFRTPPYRLNLTAVDERDADALAAQLADLDGALPGVMAEPDTGGAFAEAWRRRTGATAVRDRSERLYRLADLTPPGPVPAGRARVANAADRGLLARWYRDFADAIGGTAQRDGGKWADDRISYGGVSLWETPDGTPVAMAGATPPVAGQVRVGPVYTPASLRGRGYAGAVTVEVSRAARAAGAQEVLLFADLAHATSNGLYRRIGYRPVADFADYAFTGGRGRDSGTAGAGRS, encoded by the coding sequence ATGACATCCGTGGCGTACGACTGGCAGCTCACCCGCGACCTCGACGAGTTCCTCGGCCGGGCCGGGGACTTCCTGCGGTCGAGGCCCGCGCGGCACACGGTGCCGCTGACGGTGACGGACGCCCTGCGCAGGCGGGGGATGGGCGGGTACGGCGAGGACCCGCCGCTCTTCGGCGTGCTGGAGCGGGGCGGTGCCGTTCGTGGGGCGTTCTTCCGTACGCCGCCGTACCGGCTGAACCTCACGGCCGTGGACGAGCGGGACGCGGACGCCCTCGCCGCGCAGCTCGCGGACTTGGACGGCGCGCTGCCCGGCGTCATGGCGGAGCCGGACACGGGCGGCGCCTTCGCCGAGGCCTGGCGGCGGCGCACGGGGGCCACAGCGGTACGGGACCGCAGCGAACGGCTGTACCGGCTCGCGGACCTGACGCCTCCCGGCCCCGTGCCCGCCGGGCGGGCCAGGGTGGCGAACGCAGCCGACCGGGGGCTGCTCGCCCGCTGGTACCGGGACTTCGCCGACGCCATCGGCGGGACCGCGCAGCGCGACGGAGGGAAGTGGGCCGACGACCGGATCTCCTACGGCGGTGTCTCCCTCTGGGAGACGCCCGACGGCACCCCGGTCGCGATGGCGGGCGCGACACCCCCGGTCGCCGGCCAGGTGCGTGTCGGCCCCGTCTACACCCCGGCCTCCCTGCGCGGCCGCGGCTACGCCGGTGCCGTCACCGTCGAGGTGAGCCGGGCCGCGCGGGCGGCCGGAGCCCAGGAGGTCCTGCTCTTCGCCGACCTCGCCCATGCCACGAGCAACGGCCTCTACCGGCGTATCGGCTACCGCCCGGTCGCGGACTTCGCCGACTACGCCTTCACGGGAGGCCGGGGACGGGACAGCGGGACCGCCGGCGCGGGCCGGAGCTAG
- a CDS encoding pyridoxine/pyridoxamine 5'-phosphate oxidase, with product MEPDLHELLRSLRVWDTELPGFEPESAPADPLTLFARWLAEAAAAGQTEPHTMSLATADEDGLPDVRTVMLHGADDRGWAFATHVTSRKGRQLAAHPHAALGFYWPAQGRQVRLRGPVTVASAEESRADLHARSTGALAAALVGRQSDVLPSLADLDRASDAAWQQAERSPDTPAPTWTLYRLHPTEAEFFQGDPRRRHVRLTYHRTPEGWATDLLWP from the coding sequence ATGGAACCGGATCTTCATGAGCTGCTGAGATCGCTGCGGGTGTGGGACACGGAGCTGCCGGGCTTCGAGCCGGAGAGCGCACCGGCGGACCCGCTGACCCTGTTCGCCCGGTGGCTCGCGGAGGCCGCGGCCGCGGGGCAGACCGAGCCGCACACGATGTCGCTGGCCACGGCGGACGAGGACGGGCTGCCCGACGTCCGCACGGTGATGCTGCACGGCGCGGACGACCGGGGCTGGGCGTTCGCCACCCACGTGACCAGCCGCAAGGGCCGCCAGCTCGCCGCCCACCCGCACGCGGCCCTCGGCTTCTACTGGCCGGCGCAGGGGCGCCAGGTCCGGCTCCGGGGCCCGGTCACCGTCGCCTCGGCCGAGGAGAGCCGGGCGGACCTGCACGCCCGCTCCACGGGCGCGCTGGCCGCGGCCCTGGTGGGCCGGCAGAGCGACGTCCTGCCCTCCCTGGCGGACCTGGACCGCGCGTCGGACGCGGCCTGGCAGCAGGCCGAGCGATCCCCGGACACCCCGGCACCCACCTGGACCCTCTACCGCCTCCACCCCACGGAGGCGGAGTTCTTCCAGGGCGACCCCCGCCGCCGCCACGTACGCCTCACCTACCACCGCACGCCCGAGGGCTGGGCAACGGACCTGCTGTGGCCCTGA
- a CDS encoding thiolase C-terminal domain-containing protein — MTHATPGRSGRKVAVVGISLSDCGRVDEATPYALHAQAARRALADSGLDRSVIDGLASAGLGTLAPAEVAEYLGLRPTWIDSTSVGGSTWEVMAAHAAEAIAAGHANAVLLVYGSTARADIKAGRRTGNLSFGARGPLQFEVPYGHTLIAKYAMAARRHMHTYGTTLEQLASVAVQARANAAHNPEAMFRSPVTVDDVLSGPMIADPFTKLHCCLRSDGGAAVLLAAEEYVRDCRTAPVWVLGAGEHVSHTSMSEWADFTVSPAAVSGRLAFERAGVRPEEIDVAEIYDAFTYMTLVTLEDLGFCAKGEGGAFVEAAKGRLLVGGELPVNTDGGGLSAQHPGMRGLFLLVEAVRQLRGEVPEARQVRRADGTLPQLAVASGTGGWFCSSGTVVLGRG; from the coding sequence ATGACGCATGCCACCCCGGGCCGGAGCGGTCGCAAGGTCGCCGTCGTCGGCATATCCCTCTCCGACTGCGGTCGCGTGGACGAGGCGACTCCCTACGCGCTGCACGCCCAGGCGGCCCGGCGCGCGCTCGCCGACTCGGGCCTGGACCGCTCGGTGATCGACGGGCTGGCGTCGGCGGGCCTCGGCACCCTCGCCCCCGCCGAGGTGGCCGAGTACCTGGGGCTGCGGCCGACCTGGATCGACTCGACCTCCGTCGGCGGGTCCACCTGGGAGGTCATGGCGGCCCACGCGGCCGAGGCCATCGCGGCGGGCCACGCCAACGCGGTCCTGCTCGTCTACGGCTCCACCGCCCGCGCCGACATCAAGGCGGGGCGGCGCACCGGGAACCTGTCGTTCGGCGCCCGGGGACCGCTCCAGTTCGAGGTCCCGTACGGGCACACCCTGATCGCCAAGTACGCGATGGCCGCCCGCCGTCACATGCACACCTACGGCACAACGCTCGAACAGCTCGCCTCGGTCGCCGTCCAGGCCCGCGCGAACGCCGCCCACAACCCGGAGGCGATGTTCCGCTCCCCCGTCACCGTCGACGACGTCCTGTCGGGGCCGATGATCGCGGACCCCTTCACCAAGCTGCACTGCTGTCTGCGCTCCGACGGGGGCGCGGCGGTGCTGCTGGCGGCCGAGGAGTACGTACGCGACTGCCGTACGGCGCCGGTGTGGGTGCTCGGCGCGGGGGAGCACGTCTCGCACACGAGCATGTCGGAGTGGGCGGACTTCACCGTGTCCCCGGCGGCGGTGAGCGGCCGGCTCGCCTTCGAGCGCGCCGGGGTGCGGCCCGAGGAGATCGACGTCGCGGAGATCTACGACGCCTTCACCTACATGACCCTGGTGACGCTGGAGGACCTCGGCTTCTGCGCGAAGGGCGAGGGAGGCGCGTTCGTGGAGGCGGCGAAGGGGCGGCTCCTGGTCGGCGGGGAACTGCCGGTGAACACCGACGGGGGCGGGCTGTCGGCCCAGCACCCGGGCATGCGGGGCCTGTTCCTCCTGGTGGAGGCCGTACGGCAACTGCGCGGCGAGGTACCGGAGGCCCGCCAGGTGCGCCGGGCCGACGGCACTCTTCCGCAGTTGGCGGTGGCGTCGGGGACGGGCGGCTGGTTCTGCTCGTCGGGCACGGTGGTGCTGGGCCGGGGGTGA
- a CDS encoding acyl-CoA dehydrogenase family protein produces MDARLTAEQEEVRRTLREVLVKRCDPDDLRAAARSPEGHDRALWETLAQQLGLPGLALPERYGGIGCSVTELALACEESGRALAPTPLFATAALAAPLILALGGEAQRAALLPRLASGELTAALAVPGAGLATALALVDDNRGDWAGDGRAGGVQARRADGGWRLYGQAAQVLDGHSAGLLVVAAHTGGFARSRTLLFLVRAEAAGMVRARQTALDATRPQARIELRDVRAELLGDEGADVPAALAATGDAAAAVLAVEAVGAADRALERTVEHVRTREQFGRPIGSFQAVKHRLADVYVGVRAARSAAYYAAWAAGTGAERVGGLALAQALEALRTAASEGIQLHGGIGFTWEHDAHLSFKRAAGDELLFGPVHRLRAHAADTARLFDAGEVRV; encoded by the coding sequence ATGGACGCCCGTCTCACCGCGGAGCAGGAGGAGGTCCGGCGCACCCTGCGGGAGGTGCTGGTCAAACGGTGCGACCCGGACGACCTCCGGGCCGCCGCGCGCAGCCCCGAGGGCCACGACCGGGCGCTCTGGGAGACCCTCGCCCAGCAGCTCGGGCTGCCCGGCCTCGCGCTGCCCGAGCGCTACGGCGGGATCGGCTGCTCGGTGACCGAACTCGCCCTGGCCTGCGAGGAGTCGGGCCGCGCCCTCGCCCCCACGCCGCTGTTCGCCACCGCCGCCCTCGCCGCCCCGCTGATCCTGGCCCTCGGCGGTGAGGCGCAGCGTGCCGCCCTGCTGCCGCGCCTGGCCTCCGGTGAGCTGACCGCCGCCCTCGCCGTGCCGGGCGCGGGCCTGGCCACCGCGCTCGCACTGGTCGACGACAACCGCGGCGACTGGGCGGGCGACGGCCGCGCCGGAGGCGTCCAGGCCCGTCGCGCGGACGGCGGGTGGCGGCTCTACGGGCAGGCGGCGCAGGTCCTGGACGGACACAGCGCCGGGCTGCTGGTGGTGGCCGCGCACACCGGCGGCTTCGCCCGTTCCCGGACCCTGCTCTTCCTGGTGCGGGCCGAGGCGGCGGGCATGGTCCGCGCACGGCAGACCGCGCTCGACGCGACCCGCCCCCAGGCGCGGATCGAACTCCGCGACGTGCGGGCCGAGTTGCTGGGCGACGAAGGCGCCGACGTGCCCGCCGCCCTCGCCGCGACCGGCGACGCGGCGGCCGCCGTCCTCGCGGTCGAGGCCGTGGGAGCCGCCGACCGGGCGCTGGAGCGCACCGTCGAACACGTGCGGACGCGCGAGCAGTTCGGCCGCCCGATCGGCTCCTTCCAGGCGGTCAAGCACCGGCTCGCCGACGTGTACGTGGGCGTGCGGGCGGCCCGCTCGGCGGCGTACTACGCGGCCTGGGCCGCGGGAACGGGCGCGGAGCGGGTGGGCGGACTCGCACTGGCCCAGGCGCTGGAGGCCCTGCGCACCGCCGCCTCCGAGGGCATCCAGTTGCACGGCGGCATCGGCTTCACCTGGGAGCACGACGCCCACCTCTCCTTCAAGCGCGCCGCCGGCGACGAACTCCTCTTCGGCCCCGTCCACCGCCTGCGCGCCCACGCCGCCGACACCGCCCGCCTCTTCGACGCCGGAGAGGTGAGGGTCTGA